The stretch of DNA CTTAATAAGCTGGTTCCTGGGTTGCATTTCGCTTTGTGGTTTTTGTTGTTGACTTGGAAATTAAGGGATTGTGGCATTATTTTTCGGATGGTCTATGTAAGGGCGCGATATTACTTTGTTTCTACAAATTAAGTTGCTAATTGACAACTAAGAACACTATCTATAAATAAATGGCTGTTAAATTTCTCCCTATCTCCTTGTCCTCCCGTCTCTCGGTCAACCTCAACCTATTGTTTCAAAATTAATTTTTTAATAGCGACGATCGCCTTTCATTCCCGTAGTTAATTCGGTAATACCGCGCTGCATTAGTACTCCCGTAACATGACGACGATAGGCAGTACTACCGCGTTCGTCTTCTAGATATTCGACACTGGGTGGCATTTGTTCGTGTAGTGATATACTACCAAGCTCCCCTGTAACTAACTGTGGCGATCGCACGCTCCCTGCAATGCCAAATCTTACCTGCTGGGTTTGAGTGTGATAGGCTGTTACCACAATGGCGATCGCATATCCAGCAGTACAAACCGCCATACGTTTAAAGCTAGTTTGCCATTGCAAATTCTGTGCGGGAATTTTAATGCGTCGCAATACTTCTCCTGGCTGCAAGATAGTCTGCTGCGGTGCGGTTTGAAAATCTACTGCATCGACAAAGTATGGTTCGCCATTGGGTCGCCAAATTTCATAGCTGGCATCCAAAGCCACCATCACGGGAGCAAAGGTACTGGCACTTAAAGCCAAACAAATATTTCCGCCGACCGTTGCCGCATGGGACAGCTTAAACGAAGCCAATTCTCTCACTGCATCTTTAAGTGCTTCTGTAGCAGTCCAAGATTCGGGAAAAGAAAAATCCAGTAGATCGTTTTGGATGCAGGTTGCACCTATAGTCAAACCTTCTGGCGTAATTTCTATTTCCGTCCAGTCAAACTTTTCCATATCTACCAGGGTTTTTACCTGGGGTTGAGCTTGGTTAAAGATCCAGGTTCCGCCAGCCAACCAATTCCAGTCAGATTGCCAAGCCTTTACTTCTTGTAAAGATTTTGGCTGTAGATAGGTTTCAACGCCATACAAATCCATAAACCTAGCAACTCATAATTTATTCAACTCTCTATCGTGAGATAGAATTAGCTCGCACACTGTATACAATGTTTCAAAATATCGTTCTTTATTATTTATTCCACTTTCAAAATTAATTTAAAGAACGGATATTAATTAGTATTGCTTACTCATCTAAATAGCAAGCGACTTTTGTTTTTAACTGCTTCGCGGTAGTTTAAAGCTTATGGCTTATAGCTCAAAGCTCTTTTTTAATCTCCTGAAAACTAGTTTGGGTTAGCAATGCTATCTGACTTATCAGCATAGGAAAATAGTTTTTCGCTAATTTTTTCTCTTTGAATTACCATCACTACACCTAATAAGGTCAAAACCACTCCTATCCACTGAATAAAAGTAAGTGACTCCAATAAAAATAGGTAACTAAATAGCATGGCAAAAACAGGTGTCAAAAAAATTAAAGAGCTAATACTCGTAAGACTACCTACGGAAGCTAAATAGAAAAAGAGTCCGTAAGTTAATGCGGTACCAAATAATGTTGCGTAACCCAAAGCCGTCCAACCCACACTATCTAAATTATTCCATTGATTAGTCTCTGTCCAAGCAGACAAGACAAATAAAGGAATTCCTCCCAAGAGCATGTGCCAACCCGTAGCTACAACGACATCTGCATGTTGGCGCACATAGCGAATCATAATCGTCCCAAAAGACATAGAGAGAGCCGCTAAAAGCATCAAAAATTCTCCACTCTGAATTAGGCTTTGCCAGCTAATAGCAGTCAACTGATTTTGTAAAAAGCTAAAATTTCCCGTCGCCAGGCTCGTAATCCACTGACTGGGTAAACCACAACAGCTAATACCAATCGCTCCCAAACTCAAACCCAACCACCCCCATAAACCAATAAACTCTCCGAACAGCAATCTTGCTAAAATAGCGACTACTAAAGGTTGAGCATCGATCAGCACCGCACCGATACCCGCTCCCGTACTTACCAAGCCTTCTGTCAGGAAACCTTGAAACATCGCTCCATCAATAAGGGAGAATAGCAATATCCATAGCCAAGCTTTCCAGGTTTTAGGTTGAGGTAGTTTCCACCAGGCAGCCAATAGTAAAACAATGATTCCCGCAGGAACTAGCCGAAAACCAGCCATGAATAAAGGTGTAGTGTCACTGATAATCGCCTTCATTGCTACCATTGCCGTGCCTAGAAAAAAGAAGGGTGCAATTAAGACTATGGGGGATTGTGCGAAATTTTTTGGCGAATTGTTCTCTATAGTCATTGCCTACTGGTTGAGTAAGTGTATCCTTCGATAATGTATATATTTTTGGTATAAAAGCTGTATTTATGATGACAAAAGATTATTGGCGACTCTGTAAAGTATACTGTATACAGCAAGCAGAAAATAAAAAAAAATCGATCGAAACTTACTGCTATTTGTAAAACTTTTAGCAAACTGAGAAAGAACTATCTCGATCGCTTTAGAGAAATTTTTAGTTTCTAGAGTTTAATTTACGTCGAAAGTTATTAATTTTGGAGCATAAATAAGGTAAAAGTAATGAAAATAACAAAAGTATTGAATTTGAAGCA from Myxosarcina sp. GI1 encodes:
- a CDS encoding xanthine dehydrogenase family protein subunit M translates to MDLYGVETYLQPKSLQEVKAWQSDWNWLAGGTWIFNQAQPQVKTLVDMEKFDWTEIEITPEGLTIGATCIQNDLLDFSFPESWTATEALKDAVRELASFKLSHAATVGGNICLALSASTFAPVMVALDASYEIWRPNGEPYFVDAVDFQTAPQQTILQPGEVLRRIKIPAQNLQWQTSFKRMAVCTAGYAIAIVVTAYHTQTQQVRFGIAGSVRSPQLVTGELGSISLHEQMPPSVEYLEDERGSTAYRRHVTGVLMQRGITELTTGMKGDRRY
- a CDS encoding DMT family transporter — its product is MTIENNSPKNFAQSPIVLIAPFFFLGTAMVAMKAIISDTTPLFMAGFRLVPAGIIVLLLAAWWKLPQPKTWKAWLWILLFSLIDGAMFQGFLTEGLVSTGAGIGAVLIDAQPLVVAILARLLFGEFIGLWGWLGLSLGAIGISCCGLPSQWITSLATGNFSFLQNQLTAISWQSLIQSGEFLMLLAALSMSFGTIMIRYVRQHADVVVATGWHMLLGGIPLFVLSAWTETNQWNNLDSVGWTALGYATLFGTALTYGLFFYLASVGSLTSISSLIFLTPVFAMLFSYLFLLESLTFIQWIGVVLTLLGVVMVIQREKISEKLFSYADKSDSIANPN